The DNA sequence GGCTTAGCTGTACGTCGTTCTGATCGTGATGACGCGGGCGCTTCGCTGGACCTGCTCGGGGAGGTCGCTCTCGTGGACGGTGTCGTCGATGCGCGTCGTCGGAACCGAGACGCTGATCGAACCCAGCACGTCGCCGTCGTCGGTGAGAATCGGCGCTCCCACTGCGCGCATCCCCTCGATTCGCTCTTCGTGATTCAACGCGTACCCGCGCTCGCGGACCGCCTCGAGTTCGGCCAGGAACTCCGACCGGTCGGTGATCGTGTGTTCGGTTCGTTCCTGGAGACCGACGGTCTCGAGGTACGTCTCGAGGTCGTCGTCGGGAACGTGGGCGAGATAGGATTTCCCGACGGCGGTACAGTGGAGATCGACGGTGCTCCCGATGTGCGAGTCGGTCTGGACGGCCTGTTCACCCGCCGTCTGGTAGATGTAGACCCCACGAAGGTTCTCGGCGACCATCACCTGACACCGTTCGCCCGTCGACTGTGCGAGCTGGTCGGCTTCCGACTTGGCCGCCTCGTAGAGGTTGTACCTGGATCGGGCCTGGTGTCCGAGTTCGAGAAACTTGAGGCCAAGTCGATACGTCCCGCCCACTTTGACGACGTAGCCGAGCGATTCGAGGGTCGTCAGGTGGCCGTGCGCGGTGCTCTTCGAGACTGATAGGGCAGTCGCGATGTCGGTGATGCCGGCGCCGTCGTTGTCGCGAACGTACTCGAGAACGTCGAACGCGGTTTTCACCGATCGAATCCCGTCCGATGTGCCGTCTTCCATGGTTTCCGTTCGGGGCGGACGCCCAAAGTTCTTTCTAGCCGAACTGCCGTTCGCCACCCCGGAACGACGACGCCGTCGGCCGGCCGGTCGATCGCTCGAACCGGTCCCGTTCCAGAAACTCGAGCGGTCGTGTGCAGTGTTTTCACGCGCCTCGTGCGGCGATCGCAGCCGTCCGGTTACGCGCCGGAGACGCCCGACTCGACCGCTCACCGCCGGGCCGTTCCGCTCTGCCGAATCCGAGAGGGTTCGGTCGCCACCGATCGCGTCGAGAATCCGGTTGCGTCCGGCGGTTCGCTGGGTGAGATAAGTTTACATAGTGGTAGGACCACCATCGGGGTGTAATGCCTGCGGAGCTAGGGAACCGGACGATCGACGACTCGACACCGGAAGTACTCGACGTCGCGGACGTGACGTTCGACGTCGAAACCGACGTTCTCGTCGCCGGGGGTGGCGGAACGGGACTGGTCGCGGCGCTCGCGGCCGCGGAACGAACGGGCGGCACGGTGACCGTCCTCGAGAAGTCACACCGACTGGGGGGAAATACGTCGCTTTCGACCGGCATGATCCCGGCCGCTGGAACCCGGTTCCAGCGCGACGCGGGGATCGACGAGACGCCCGCGGACATGGCCCGGGACATCCTCGAGAAGAACGACTACGAGGCCGACGAGGAGATGGTTCGCCACCTCTGTACCGAGAGCACGAACCTGATCCACTGGCTGGTCGACGACTGGGACATCACGCTGCAGTTCGTCGACGACTTCACCTACCCGCAACACTCGACCTATCGGATGCACGCCCCGCCGGGCCGGAACGGCGAGAACCTGGTCGCGGAACTGGCCGATCGGATCGAGGCGACGGACAACGTCGAACTCCTCAAACACACGCCCGTCAGGAAACTCGTCGCCGACGGGGACGCAGTGGTCGGGGCCGTCGCCGGCGAGACCCACGAGGAGGTGATCGGCGCGCGGAAGGTGATCCTCGCGACCGACGGGTTCGCCGGGAACCGGCGGATGGTCGACCGAAACTGCGGGCAGATCGCCGACGCGCTCTACTTCGGGTCGGACGGGAACACCGGCGACGGCATCCGCTGGGGGGCCGCACTCGACGCCGAACTCGCCTGCATGGACTCCTACCAGGGCCACGCGACCGTCGTCCAGGGGACGGGTGCGCTCTCGACGTACGCCGTCATCATGAACGGCGGCTTTCTCGTCAACGAGGACGGCGATCGGTTCGGTAACGAGGCCAAGGGGTACTCCGCGCTGGCGATCGACGTCGTCGAACAGCCGGACAACGTCGCTTACGAGATCTTCGACGAGCGAATCTTCGAGAAACTCGAGGGCGAGTTCGACGACTTCGACGAGGCGGTCGAACTCGGCTCGTACGTCAGCGCGCCCGACGTCGAGTCGCTCGCAGAACGGCTCGGCTGCGACCCCGACTCGACCGCCGAGGCGCTCGAGACGTACAACGAGGCCGTCCGCAACGACGAACCCGACTCGGTCGGCCGGGTCGACGGTCGATCGGTTCTCGAACCGCCGTTCTACGGAGCGACCGTCACCGGATCGCTGTTTCACACACAGGGCGGACTCGTCGTCGACGAGCACGCCAGGGTACAGACGACGGACGGCGGCGTCGTGGGGAACCTCTACGCGGGCGGCGGGACGGCCGTCGGCATCAGCGGGCACGGGCCCGGCGGCTACCTGAGCGGCAACGGACTCACCACGGCGCTCGGCCTCGGACGGCTCGCCGGGATGCACGCGGGGGCGACGATCGATGCCGAGTAACCGGGACCGTGGATCGACGTCGGGGTCGCCTCGCCGATTGCAGCACGCGAGCGCCCGTGCCCGAGAGCGCGATCGATCGACGAACCGTCAGATTTTGGAGCGGAGTACGCAAGTTTATAACCATCGACTCACACGATTTCTACTATGACGGAACGTATCTGGGAGGACCTGCTCTCGGAGCAGGACCAGCGCGTCATCGAGAAGGCAGGGTACGACAAGGAAGGCGCCTCGTCGTGGGAATCCCGCGGCGCGGGGGAGAACCCGATGGTGCTGGTGATCGACGTCCAGCAGTTGATCGTCGGTGACGACGTGCCGATCCTCGAGGCCGTCGAGGAGCATCGGACCGCGATGGGCGAGATCGCCTGGGACGCCGTCGATCGGATCGAGGACTTCCTCGCGTTCGCCCGCGAGAACGACGTTCCGGTCGGCTACACGCGGGTGATCCCGAGTTCGTACGACGACCCGGACCACGAGGACCTCCGGATCGTCGATCCCGTCGCGCCGGAACCGGACGACACCGTCATCGACAAGAGTTACGCGAGCGCGTTCTACGGGACGGACCTGCTGGCGCGGCTGAATCGCAACGATATCGACACGCTCGTCATCGTCGGCAACTCCACCAGCGGCTGCGTGCGGGCGACGACGGTCGACGCCCAGCAACACGGCTTCGACGTCGTGCTCCCCCAGGAGTGTATCTTCGATCGGATCGAGGCTTCCCACAAGATCGGCCTCCTCGACATGTGGATGAAGTACGCGGAAGTGCTCGAGACCGACGAGGTCGAGACGTACCTGCGGAACATGGGTGAGACGGCGTGAGCTACGAACTGGTCGTCACTGGCGGCACGCTCGTCACCGAGAACGGGCTTCTCGAGGCCGACGTCGCCGCCGAGGACGGGCGGATCGCCGCGATCGGGAATCCCGGCTCGCTCGAGGGTGAGGAGGTCGTCGACGCCGACGGCAACCACGTCCTCCCCGGCGCGATCGATCCGCACACCCACCACGGGATCTACAACTCGCTGGCCGAGGACGCGAACACCGAGAGCCGATCGGACCTCGTCGGCGGCGTGACGACGACCGGGAACTTCTTCCGCCGGCCGGGCGCCTACGCGGAGATCATGGACGACTACGTCGCGGCCGCCGAGGAGAACTACCGCCACGATTACTTCTTCTCGCTCGGCCTGCTCTCCTTCGACCATATCGAGGAGATCCCGACGATCGTCGACGACCTCGGGATCACGACGTTCAAGTGGTACATGAACTACAAGTACGCCGCCAGCGAGAAGTTCGGCGTCGACTGCGAGATGCGCGACGACTTCGGGAGCCAGTTCATCGAGACCCTGGCCGAGCAGGACGTGGAGACGACGCTCGGCTACCACTCCGAGAACGTCGAGATCACGAACGCGCTAGCGGGCGGAAACCCCTACGTCGAGACCGAAGCGAACGGCGACCCCGAGGAGGGGGACTACGGGGTCTTCGTCGAGGAGTTCCCGGACTACGCGGAGGCCCAGAGCCTCGTCTCGGGGGCGAGTCTCGCCCGCCAGCACGATTACGACGACAGCTTCTACGCCGTCCACGTCAGCGCGGGCCGGACGGCCGACGAACTCGCGACGCTCCAGGAGGCGGGCTACGACGTGACGGGGGAAACGTGCACGCACTACCTGACGCTGACGACCGAGGAGTGCGACGATCGGATGAAGGTCAACCCGCCGGTCCGTAGCGCCGAGGACCAGGAGACGCTCTGGGAACGCCTCGCGGACGGAACCATCTCCTGTATCGGCACCGACCACTGCGCGAACACGACCGACGAGAAGATCGGCGACACGATCCGCGAGAGCAAACTCGGATTCCCCTCGAGCGCGACCATGCTCCCGCTGATCCTCTCGGAAGGGGTCGATGAGGGCCGGATCAGTCTCGAGCGCGCCGTCGAGGTGACCAGTACGAACACGGCGAAGGCGTGGAACCTCTACCCGAAGAAGGGGACCATTCGCGTCGGCAGCGACGCGGACCTCGTCGTCGTCGACCTGGACGAGACGAAGACGGTGACGCCCGACCTCCTCCAGAGCGTCGCGGACTACTCGATCTACGAGGGGCGGGACGTGACCGGCTGGCCGACGCACACGATCGTCGGCGGCGAGGTCGCCTACGAGGACGGCGAGGTGCTCGCCGAGCCCGGATCGGGAACCCACGTCGACCGGCCGATTTAACACCCCGAACGCACTACCCACCGACACTCGCCACGACCACAGGACTCAGCAGATATCCACTAGCTACTATGACAACAGATCAACCGGGTCCGCTGGACGGACTCACCGTAGTCGAAGCAGGATCGATGATCTCCGGACCGACCGTCGGTCGGTTCCTCGCCGATTTCGGCGCGGACGTGATCAAGATTGAACACCCCGAACACGGCGACCACATCCGTAACTTCGGGACCC is a window from the Halosolutus amylolyticus genome containing:
- a CDS encoding FAD-dependent oxidoreductase — protein: MPAELGNRTIDDSTPEVLDVADVTFDVETDVLVAGGGGTGLVAALAAAERTGGTVTVLEKSHRLGGNTSLSTGMIPAAGTRFQRDAGIDETPADMARDILEKNDYEADEEMVRHLCTESTNLIHWLVDDWDITLQFVDDFTYPQHSTYRMHAPPGRNGENLVAELADRIEATDNVELLKHTPVRKLVADGDAVVGAVAGETHEEVIGARKVILATDGFAGNRRMVDRNCGQIADALYFGSDGNTGDGIRWGAALDAELACMDSYQGHATVVQGTGALSTYAVIMNGGFLVNEDGDRFGNEAKGYSALAIDVVEQPDNVAYEIFDERIFEKLEGEFDDFDEAVELGSYVSAPDVESLAERLGCDPDSTAEALETYNEAVRNDEPDSVGRVDGRSVLEPPFYGATVTGSLFHTQGGLVVDEHARVQTTDGGVVGNLYAGGGTAVGISGHGPGGYLSGNGLTTALGLGRLAGMHAGATIDAE
- a CDS encoding dihydroorotase, which translates into the protein MSYELVVTGGTLVTENGLLEADVAAEDGRIAAIGNPGSLEGEEVVDADGNHVLPGAIDPHTHHGIYNSLAEDANTESRSDLVGGVTTTGNFFRRPGAYAEIMDDYVAAAEENYRHDYFFSLGLLSFDHIEEIPTIVDDLGITTFKWYMNYKYAASEKFGVDCEMRDDFGSQFIETLAEQDVETTLGYHSENVEITNALAGGNPYVETEANGDPEEGDYGVFVEEFPDYAEAQSLVSGASLARQHDYDDSFYAVHVSAGRTADELATLQEAGYDVTGETCTHYLTLTTEECDDRMKVNPPVRSAEDQETLWERLADGTISCIGTDHCANTTDEKIGDTIRESKLGFPSSATMLPLILSEGVDEGRISLERAVEVTSTNTAKAWNLYPKKGTIRVGSDADLVVVDLDETKTVTPDLLQSVADYSIYEGRDVTGWPTHTIVGGEVAYEDGEVLAEPGSGTHVDRPI
- a CDS encoding IclR family transcriptional regulator, producing MEDGTSDGIRSVKTAFDVLEYVRDNDGAGITDIATALSVSKSTAHGHLTTLESLGYVVKVGGTYRLGLKFLELGHQARSRYNLYEAAKSEADQLAQSTGERCQVMVAENLRGVYIYQTAGEQAVQTDSHIGSTVDLHCTAVGKSYLAHVPDDDLETYLETVGLQERTEHTITDRSEFLAELEAVRERGYALNHEERIEGMRAVGAPILTDDGDVLGSISVSVPTTRIDDTVHESDLPEQVQRSARVITIRTTYS
- a CDS encoding isochorismatase family protein, coding for MTERIWEDLLSEQDQRVIEKAGYDKEGASSWESRGAGENPMVLVIDVQQLIVGDDVPILEAVEEHRTAMGEIAWDAVDRIEDFLAFARENDVPVGYTRVIPSSYDDPDHEDLRIVDPVAPEPDDTVIDKSYASAFYGTDLLARLNRNDIDTLVIVGNSTSGCVRATTVDAQQHGFDVVLPQECIFDRIEASHKIGLLDMWMKYAEVLETDEVETYLRNMGETA